A region from the Panicum hallii strain FIL2 chromosome 1, PHallii_v3.1, whole genome shotgun sequence genome encodes:
- the LOC112886277 gene encoding uncharacterized protein LOC112886277, which yields MEIKTPPPPPVAAAVAAAAAISSVLGDDDLLREILLRLGLPTSLLRAALVCRRWLRHASDPAFLRRFRGLHPPRLLGAYFSTSAGPAPRLRFLPIRPVPELAAAARRAGAFFDAFKGSATSVYDSRGGRLLVTTFDDRHDSTRQVCGPLSPAGDTAVVPPPPPPPPIQLANDDECLIYHYGEFLPDDGDGCSYFCVVMGYSELQTTVFLYELQDMSWVVRASAAAQLPLLPPRSRVMLFDNAKFYMLSATNKILVCDFPSSSISVMELPNGVENKHGGCIMLSRGDGSGIFLVHVKESQLQIFHCGKDSDNPGNWFLVDYICLRQVCANLDMTTWHSVDEQSASVKIYVVGDNARFVFLEMFRAVVFLDITSRQADKVYQLTPEDKELVSVRPLMLIWPPVFPPMKEGCDQKDSCTAQTAA from the exons ATGGAGATcaagacgccgccgccgccgcctgtagccgccgccgtggctgcCGCGGCGGCCATTTCCTCGGTGCTCGGCGACGACGACCTCCTGCGCGagatcctcctccgcctcggccTCCCAACcagcctcctccgcgccgccctcgTCTGCCGGCGCTGGCTCCGCCACGCCTCCGACCCGGCCTTCCTCCGCCGGTTCCGCGGCCTCcacccgccgcgcctcctcggcGCCTACTTCTCCACCtccgccggccccgccccgcgcctgCGGTTCCTCCCGATCCGCCCGGTCccggagctcgccgccgccgcccgccgcgccggcgccttCTTCGACGCCTTCAAGGGCTCTGCCACCTCCGTCTACGACAGCCGCGGTGGCCGCCTCCTCGTCACCACGTTCGACGACCGCCACGACTCCACGCGCCAGGTCTGCGGCCCGCTGTCCCCCGCGGGGGACACGGCCGTGgtcccgccgcccccgcccccgccgcctatCCAGCTCGCCAACGACGACGAGTGCCTCATCTACCACTATGGTGAGTTCCTCCCCGACGATGGCGACGGCTGCTCCTACTTCTGCGTGGTGATGGGGTACAGCGAGCTTCAGACCACCGTGTTCCTGTACGAGCTGCAGGACATGAGCTGGGTTGTCAGAGCCTCTGCCGCCGCACAGCTCCCTTTATTGCCACCGAGATCGAGGGTTATGCTCTTTGATAATGCCAAATTCTACATGCTGTCTGCAACCAACAAGATTCTTGTGTGCGATTTTCCATCCTCGAGTATCTCAGTCATGGAGCTCCCAAATGGGGTGGAGAACAAGCACGGCGGTTGCATCATGCTGTCCCGGGGAGACGGTTCTGGAATTTTTCTTGTACATGTTAAAGAATCTCAGCTTCAGATCTTCCACTGTGGGAAGGACAGTGATAATCCAGGGAACTGGTTCCTAGTGGATTATATTTGTTTGCGTCAGGTGTGCGCTAATTTGGATATGACAACTTGGCATTCTGTGGATGAACAGAGTGCTAGTGTTAAGATATACGTTGTTGGGGACAATGCCAGATTTGTGTTCTTGGAGATGTTTAGGGCTGTTGTTTTCTTGGATATTACAAGCAGGCAGGCAGACAAGGTGTATCAGCTGACACCAGAGGATAAAGAGTTAGTTAGTGTCCGTCCCTTGATGCTGATATGGCCTCCTGTCTTCCCACCGATGAAGGAAGGATGTGACCAAAAGGATTCATGCACG GCCCAGACTGCAGCTTGA